The DNA window ttgatcaataattttttcttgctgttaatattcaatattttgatcactaatttcatattcccgttaatattcaatattttgatcaataaacatcattttcccattaatattcaatatttcaatcagtaacttcatgttcccgttaatattcaatattttgatcaataattcacGTTCTCgtcaatattgaatattttattcagtaacttcatgttcctgataatatttaatattgtaatcagtaacttcatgtttccactaatattcattattttgatcagtaactttctATTCTTGttaatatttcaaaattgttctcattaatattcaagattttgatcagtaacttcatgttcccgttaatattcattattttgatcactaacttcatgttcccattattttgtccccgttaatatttaaaaaatttatcatatttttataaatatttttatgaatattttttataaaattgttcttgttattatttaatatttaattaaatgtgttaatatcagtaccatataCGTGTACCATATAAGTACATGTGTGTATCCATACTATATTATTTCGTATTTGAATGGAATTGacctattaaaattttaattttaatatttcaattattttatattatatatattgataaataaatattagacACAATAATAactaatttgaaaaattaaatttcataaaaaaaataattaataaaatatgatgattaaatttaaaaacaaatatttatagttaaataaataaaaaattattaatttgtaaaatGCTAACCCATGAATTCAATATCTCttagttttcttttttaaaataatagcAATACCTAATTAAATACAAATGAAAAAGTTTAAAGTGtgagttttatttttttgagtttttgaacCATGAAAAAGTTTAAAGTGtgagttttatttttttgagtttttgaacCATGAAAAAGTTTAAAGTGTGAGTTTTTGAAGCATGAAAAAGTTTAAAGTGtgagttttatttttttgagTTATACATCTATCTCCAGTTGATTTCGCGCATTTGGAATGAGCTAAATAAAaggtattaataaaaaaaattgaagtttgATCACCACAGACATTAACTTATGGTGATAGGGAaaatgttattttgttcaatagaATTCGATGCAATTGGTAATAATATCCAAACTTATTAGAAAATATAGTTTCTATTTTTGCATATATTATAttacataaaaacaaaaagatggtTGGAAGACTCTCTAGATTAGATTATTTTACAatgtttataataatttataaattataatctgCAGATTTGAATGATAATGCAAATTTATCATATGGGTTGCTTATAGGGGCTACTTAGTCTCTTGCTTGAAAAACCTTGGACATTTTCATATCTGCAATTCTGGGATGCCATCAATTCCCATCTAAAAGTGAGGTAAAATTAGAAATTGAATTTGTATGGAACAAAAGAATCTTATTCAACCAAATTACTGCAGAGTATTATAATTATACATTAGACATAACTGCTTTGTAAGTGGAACCACTTTGTCAAAACTGAGATCTCAGCTACCCATCATGAAAATGACTATTATGTTTTAGATAAGGCACGCCAGCTTGACTTTCACATGTTTCCCAGGTCTTGTAAAATGTAATAGTAAAACAATATCTgtttcactactagaaatactcgaatttcctgcggaatttcctgcggattttagctaaatttccgcaggaaacacgttacctgcggattttcctgcggtttcTTGTCCCCAgttaaaaccttcgtgggtaataatatcggcaggaaattccgcaggtaattccgcagctaAGTCCGCAGGAAACAGtctgcagctaaatccgcaggtaaatccgcaggaaatttaaacctaaatttatttttttctgaattattattaattgtatactaaaataaccataatataaaaattaaaatttaatttaaaatactttgaatttaaagaaaaattcaaagtcATATCACAACTTGTTACTATAAAAAAAATGCTACCAAGTTAGTAACAAGTACTTAGATAGTCACATTACTACAAATGACTCAAACAACCAAGCTACTAATATTCATTTGTCCACCGAAATTAAAAAGATACACCAAGTACAAATCAGAATTTATTACTAAGGTCTTCTTCATCTAATTCATCGACGCCATCTTCATTTGTGAATTTGCTTCCACGTCAGGCCTTCTTGAACCAATGAAACGAGAAGCTGCAATTCAACAATGGAAAATCTTTGACAAGCTGAACCAAGGAAATGATATGGAAATAGAGGTGATAAATGAAATGCTGCAATCCTTTACCTCTCCTTTCTGATTGAACATTTGGCTTGTAACAAAGATGCGCGCATTATAGGCAGTAGGACTAAAGATCTGTAGAACAAATTTGGTTCATGGTATTAACAACTTTACAACACTCCACACACAATTTTGTTGTTGCAGGTTTACTTTCCCAAAATAATGAAGACACTCGCCACATATAGCACCCAGTCATCAGCTCTAAAAGGTTTGTGAAACCACATACtgaaagaaaaagtaaaaatagAAACATCAAATACTAATAAGCTACGGAGCTTGAAAATTTACTAGGCAGGTCGGTAAAACCAAAAGGACTGTGATACTTACGAGTGGTCCAAACTCAAGGTACTCATCTTTAAACCCCTTCGATGATGGGGATTCATACTTACTTGAAGAAATATTATATCAGAATTCAGAAGTAAATGCAGCAAGACACCTGCAATACAAACCATACACAGATTATTTGATATAAGACCATTGGTAAGCTGAGTCAATTTTCCAAAGTCTCAACACTTTCAAGCACAAGGCTCCTGGTTTAGTACATCAATAAAAGCCCATAGACAGGCTTGTTTTCAAACGAGACGGCTTATaagttttaataatattttctgtCTTAATAATTGCAGTCTAATGGTATTAGACAATATAAGAGCAAGAGAAACCAGCTGTATGCAGGCTCCTTTGtgaaataaatatgaaattgacattaatattaatttaagggAAAACACTTCCAAAATTATGTCAATTCTTGATAGTTTTCTATGTGTTTCATAGTATTTTATATCTCTGTCATTGACTAAAGCTAATAATATATACGCACAAAATACTTGACCCaatcaaaataatacaaaaaaatgaAATTCAGTTTAGAAGTTTACACTCTCATGAATATGAACACAAATTAGATTATTCGCTAACATCCAATCCTATAACAACAAGCAAGCAAGCAACAGTTTGGGATTTAGAATTGTCtattaaatatttgtatatatgcaAGGAACCAATTTTAATATGGCACTCTAACATAAATTTTCCTAACTTTTGTAAGGTACTAATAATTCCTTGATAAGAACTTGTTAGTTAGATTATTAATTAGTCATATTACAACTATTTTTTGAATATAAGACTAAtcaatttaaaagaaattttgcaATGATTGTCAACCTATTTTTTATGTCAGCCTCTCTACGACCAATGACCGGAGAGTCTGCAGTAAGAACAATTGCCTTGAAACCAGCATTTTCAGCTCTTCTCACAAGCTGAGTAACCATATTTCGGTCTGTAAACAGCTGAgagaataaaataacataaaaatatttaattataacactAATAATTGAAAAGTTAGAGAATCCATTTAGCAGTTGTTTGAATGTTTTGTGTTTTGAGAAGGAGACAAGTGACACACACagtatagaaaataaaataatgaagacAATGTACCCACATAGAGTTGGAGGAAACGAATGCCAGGTCCTGTTGAAACAATCTCCTCCATGCTGGAAGTAGCCCATGTGGATAGTGTGTCACAAAGTTATCAAAATGAATATTCCAGATATTGAGCTAGAGTAGAGAATTAATAAATATGGTGGAAATCAAACCATGATGGTGCCAGCTAGCTCCAACTAGAGGATCGGCAAATGCAGCAGCGATAAGGGCATCGAGTAGCAGCAGCAGGCCTGCTTTGATTGAAACCCATCTAGCATTCTTAACTTCTTCAGTGGCTTCTTCACCCTGACCCCCCACATCCAGAAGATCATGTTCCCTCTTTGTTTCCTGTGCATAAAACCCTTGTCATACTTGTGTACTAAAAAGGAAATACGACAAGTTTATGAAGCTGAGCAAAGCACGACTTACGAAGTGAAAATCACTTAAAAACTTCACAGTGTGGGCACCAGCATCACCGCCTTGAACTTTAGAACGCCTGGCTCCTTGGAGCCATCTGGAGACTCCGTTAACAAACTCTGCTTCGTCAATAAGTTGATTATGAGAAGTATCAAAATCTGCCATTATTCTTGTCACAGCGTCGTCATGGTCCAGGTCAATTTCCTCGAACTGAATTCCAACAACCAGTGCTGTCATTTCACCATGAGTAAGATGTCCATCTTTATTTTCATCAATTGTTGCAAATAACCTTTATATGCAATCAAGTCAATGACAACGAAAACCATTAAAAGTAACATGTCTTAACTCTTAAGTCAAAGCACAAAGGAGAGAAAGCCTTACTTTCTAATCACGTCAGTATCAGCTTCGCCATTATCTTTCAGAAGCCTTCTCAATGAACGCATCTTCAAATGTTTCAGAAGTCCCAAAATAACATGCTTATGTTTAATATATTCCAattttcatttttgtatccaaggTTATGCGTATACTTAAAAAGGAAGAATTGGCCCATTGCTTTAGATTTTCTTTTACAATTACCCTGTTCTAACTTCTAACACAAATACCACATGTATAGACAACATGCAAGTCTTAAATAGAACTGGAAAGAAACACTATATTTGTCACGCATAATGAACACTAATTACTTCTCATCGGCAATAGCACGAAACGGTAATAACGACGATAATTCTATGCTAATATGCAAATCAACCTGAGCACAATCATCAATAGCGACTAAGAAACACAACAGCAACAaatcaaaagtaaaataaaagcaaaaagagGAAAAAATTTCGGTGAGGCATTTTATCGAATACCTTGTGAGCAAGATCGAAAGCTGCATTTTCTGAACACCAACGCGAATCGAATCCTGATTCCATAACAATTCGAATCAGTTTTGAAATCCAAATCCCACCAAGAGAATCTGTGtcgtaattgttgttgttgtgtaagaATTGAGAGGGAGAGAGCATGAGTTTGAGAGAGTGTCGCACAAGAGAAACCGAGAGAAAGCTTGAGCCAATGCGCGTGAAGAAAAGTACTTCTCCGAAGAAGCGTTTCTAAATAAGTCGTTTGCTTTCACCGAAGAAGCGTTTTTGCATATTTAGGTCAAACTTTATAAATAAGTATCCTAATCTTCCTTtctatttactttttttaattttattttttcaaactttatatttattattgaaatacactaaattatattatatataactatatatttttaatatttacaaaactaaaaaaaattattaagtaaaactaatatatttattattttattataataaaatagatttaaatgattttatcttaatttgtttattattaattgaaaaattaattttggtattctatatatatatatatatatatatatatatatatatatatatatatatatatatatatatatatatatatatatcataatttgtatatttttaatttgttattaaaaaaataacattagaattaaaaattaattaaaaaacactataaaagtaatgaataaaattcaaaaattaaagattaaaaatttcaatctaattttataaatatcaatgattataaaatatatatatatatatatatatatatatatatatatatatatatatatatataaaattatgttttaaatgagACTTAAAAAAACAAGATGATACACTTATAGTGTAAATTAATTTGAAACTATCCTTACATATTTAAAAATCTTCAACTTTGAATCATAACTAAACAACATATAATGTATAattataacttttttaaaaaaaaatattataacattattcttagaaaatatttaaatcattaagcttttttgaaaaagaataacaaaatctattagttttttttttgcaaaaaatagtttttatgttacaagacaaatattttatattattttgtaaattaataaaataattttaaaaaactacaaATAAATCCGCAGAAagatttcctgcggaattacctgcggatattTTACTATTAACAAatttccgcagcaaaatccgcaggaaaatttccTGCGAACTTACCTGCGAATTTTGTATTGTTGTGAGATGTTTTGCTTGAATTATAtattccgcagcaaaatccgcaggtatatcTGCGGAATTCTCTACCAACTTCTGATCCGcagcaaaatttatttaatttaataatgtcccaggaaaatccgcaggtatatctgcggaatattttccgcaggaaattccgcaggtaaatcgtgtatttctagtagtgtttcCTGTATCTTAACACCTTTATGGTGCAACAATAAGAACTCTCTACATCCTTTTGGACCTCAGTATTTCTTCTGAATTGATAAGGCAGCTGAATTGTAATCACGTGCACATTCTCCCTCTCTTCATTTTCTGAAAAAATGTGCACGATAAGCAGTTTATATCTGCGGAGGTGCCTGAGTTGCATTTTTGTAATCATGTTCAGTCGTGTTTCAAGCAGGTGCATTTTATCATACAATGTTGCAACAGTGGCTTCAATGAGGTCAAGCCTTGCCAATCCACCACCATGTATAGTTTAATCTGCCTGCAAATTAAAACAGCATATAtcattcaaatagctttttcttttttaaatatatatattggaGTTGTCAAACACAGAAAAATATTAGTATATTCAAATTCTACTACACTACAATGTTACAGCGCCGCTACTTGACAATCTTTGTACTAAATGGCGCATCACAGAACAATAGCAGTAGCCGATATTTGACAACATTGATTTACATTTACATACTAATACACATATAAGCTTAACAATATCATCTCATTTCAATTCAATACATGTATCCATGGTTCATAATCTCCGAAAATCGTAATTGGTCAAATTGTTAAAAAgtaaatgaaaaagaaaacacttaataagAACTATTCTCATTATGTTATTTATTAACTGATGGACATGCAAAAAACACATAAATCTAGAATCTCTGCAGGAGAATGACAGTAGCAAAAAATAACTCGCCATAATTCTATAGGACCGAGGACGAAGTTCCTTCCCTATCTCAACCAACATTTGTTCTTCCTGGTTCAATCTCATTGACAATAAATACGGATGCAACAGCCCTAGAGTATCAAACATCTTAGTCTTAGCCGAAAAAATTCCTCCAATCCTCAATATTTAGTAAGACTTTTCAGTTTGACATATAAATGCAGACATAAACATACCTCTTCGTTTGACATATGCTTCTTGATGGTTATTTCaacaaatctgatattgatttagTTCATTCTTCCGTTACTAGCCGCCTCAAAAACTTTTAATCTTGACACGTTTGTATCAATTTACATAGAAGTTAAGAGCTTGTCTCGTTCAGGTTTCCTTCTATCCATCTTACCAACATCTGAAGTGCAGCCTTTTTGGTTGATCCATAGGGACCATATGTCCAGTAGCATTCACCTGTTACACAACATATAAATATAACTAACCAAAATTGAAATCAACAATGTCAAGGCCAAGTAaaatataaactataaactaactTTTAGAAAAGATAGAGGTCCATAGCTATTCAACAATCCTGCTTTTGTACCATCAACCAAAAACTGAACTGTTATCTATGATGTGTCACTGATTATAGATGTTGTTGATGCAGCCCTACCAAGACCAgtacaaagaagataaaaaaataaaatagttgctTACTAAGTCATGACCAGTTTTAATTATGTGAATTACCTATTTTTCATCGAGAGAACATATTGCATCTTGTGAGCAAGTCACAATCCCTTCTGCATCTATTTTTGTTATCTTGTCTGGATTTGGCTGAAAGGATTACTTAAGAATTTAGTTTCATATTGGATATAACTAACGACCTTGAACACAATTAAGTTAGAACAGCAGATAGGCAAAGCTTCTCAAT is part of the Vicia villosa cultivar HV-30 ecotype Madison, WI linkage group LG2, Vvil1.0, whole genome shotgun sequence genome and encodes:
- the LOC131646392 gene encoding sodium/calcium exchanger NCL-like, which translates into the protein MRSLRRLLKDNGEADTDVIRKLFATIDENKDGHLTHGEMTALVVGIQFEEIDLDHDDAVTRIMADFDTSHNQLIDEAEFVNGVSRWLQGARRSKVQGGDAGAHTVKFLSDFHFETKREHDLLDVGGQGEEATEEVKNARWVSIKAGLLLLLDALIAAAFADPLVGASWHHHAWRRLFQQDLAFVSSNSICLQTEIWLLSL